Genomic segment of Sodaliphilus pleomorphus:
CCGCCCGCCCCCTCCACACACACATACAATCAAGCACCGCTTATATACACGTTAAAGCAAAGACAACTTAACCATTAACTACAACAATACGAGAAATTTATGAAACGCATTTACCTGCTGGCGACACTCGTGCTTGCTATAGCCGTGAGCGCGCCAGCTCAGTTTGTCATGCCCAGCGACTCGGTGCTGCGCCGCTGGGCCGCCCAGATGCTCATGGTGGGCTTCAAGGGCAACAGCATCGACGCCCAGAGCGACGCCGCACGCTATGTGCGCGACCTGCACGTGGGCGCCATCGTGCTCTTCGACGTCGACCTCACCGGCGATGCCACCCTGGGCAGCCGCAACATCACCAGCCGCGAGCAGCTGCAGCGCCTCACCAGCGACCTGCAGCGCCTGGCCGATGAGCCCCTGCTCATCGCCCTCGACCAGGAGGGCGGCAAGGTGGCACGCCTCAAGCCCCAATATGGCTACGAGCCCATCGTGAGCGCCCAGTACCTGGGCCAGCTCGACAATGCCGACTCCACACGCTACTACGGCCGCCTCATGGCCCGGCAGCTCGGGGGCAGCGGCGTCAACGTCGACCTGGCACCCGTGCTCGACCTCTACAACCCCGATTGCCCCGCCATAGGCAAGCTGCACCGCAGCTACGGCGACAGCCGCGCCGTGGTCAAGCACGCCCGCATCACCATCGACGAGCTGCACAAGCAGCACGTGCTGTGCACGGCCAAGCACTTCCCCGGCCACGGCAACGCCATGAGCGACTCGCACTGGGGCTTTGTCGACGTCACCTCGACCTGGAAGCCCCAGGAGCTCGAGCCCTACAAGAAACTCATCAAGAAGCACAAGCTCGACCTGGTGATGACCGCCCACATCTTCAACCGCAACATCGACCCCGACTACCCCGCCACCCTCTCGCGCAAGACCATCTACGGCCTGCTGCGCCGCCAGCTGGGCTACGACGGCGTGGTGGTGACCGACGACATGTATATGGAAGGCATCATCAAGCAATACAGCATCGAAAACGCCCTGGTGCTGGCCATCAACGCCGGCGCCGACCTGCTGTGCGTGGGCAACAACATCAACACCGGCTTTGAGCCCGACCGCCCCTTCAAGCTGGTCGACATCATCGTCAAGGCCGTGAAGCAAGGCCGCATACCCGTGGGGCGCCTGCAAGAGAGCTACAACCGCCTGCAGCGCCTCAAGAAGAAACTGTAATACACTGATTCAGAGCCATCACAGCGGGCAACGAATAATCGTGACGGTTATTTCTTGCCCGTTTCGTTTTTTTAGCTATCTTTGCAGTCCACAACATCAACCATTGTTCATAACAATTATCACTGTAAATAAAACAACTACCCATGAGCAACGACAAGATTAAACTTAATGCTAACCAAGTGGTGGCCTTCCTGCAGAAGTCACCCCAAGAATTCACCAAGGCCGACATCATGCGCTTTGTAGAAGACAACGGCATCAAGATGGTCAACTTCCTCTATCCCGGCGGCGACGGCAAGCTCAAGACACTCAACTTTGTAATCACCGACCGTGCCTATCTCGACACCATCCTCACCTTCGGCGAGCGCGTCGACGGCAGCAGCCTGTTCTCCTTTATCGAGGCCAGCAGCAGCGACCTCTATGTGCTGCCCCGCTTTGCCACCGCCTTTGTCGACCCCTTTGCCGAGATCCCCACGCTCGACATGCTGTGCTCCTTCTTCGACAAAGACGGGCACCCCTTCGAGAGCAGTCCCGAGCACACCCTGCGCAAGGCCGCACAGGCCTTCACCCAAGTCACCGGCATGCAATTTCACGCCATGGGCGAGCTCGAGTACTACGTGATACAGGAAGACGACGGCCTCTTCCCGGCACGCGACCAGCACGGCTACCACGAGTCGGCCCCCTATGTGAAGACGGGCAGCTTCAGGCAGCAGTGCATGAGCTACATCGCCCAAGCCGGCGGCCAGATCAAGTATGGCCACAGCGAGGTGGGCAACTTCCACCAAGACGGCCTCATCTATGAGCAAAACGAGATCGAGTTCCTGCCCGTGCCCGTGCTCCAGGCTGCCGACCAGCTCATGGTGGCCAAGTGGATCATACGCAACGTGGCCTATAGCCAGGGCCTCGACGTGACCTTTGCTCCCAAAATCACCACCGGCAAGGCCGGCAGCGGCCTGCACATCCACATGCGCATGGTCAAGGACGGTGTCAACCACATGCTGCACGAGGGCAAGCTCAGCGACGAGGCCCGCCGCATGATTGCCGGCCTCATGGACCTCGCTCCCAGCCTCACCGCCTTTGGCAACAAGAACCCCACCAGCTACTTCCGCCTCGTGCCGCACCAGGAAGCTCCCACCAACGTGTGCTGGGGCGACCGCAACCGCTCGGTGCTCGTGCGCGTGCCCCTGGGCTGGACTACCGACGTCGACATGTGCAGCATCGCCAACCCGGCCCAGACACCGCAACACCGCGACGCGGCCTTCAAGCAGACGGTGGAAATACGCAATGCCGACGGCAGTGCCGACATCTACCAGCTGCTCGCCGGCGTGTGCGTAGCCGCCCGCCACGGCTTTGAGATGCCCGATGCCCTCGACGTGGCCCAGCGCACCTATGTCGACGTCAACATTCACGACAAGGCCAACGCCGGCGTGCTCGACAAGCTCGCCACCCTGCCCGACAGCTGCGTGGCCAGCGCCGCCTGCCTCGAGCGCCAGCGCGGCATCTACGAGCAGGCAGGCGTGTTCAGCCACGGCATGATCGACGGCATCATCGCCGAGCTGCGCGCCTACGACGACACGAGCCTGCGCCACGACATCGAGAGCAACCCCGACGCCGTCAAGCAGCTCGTAGACCGCTACTTCCACTGCGGCTAAGCCTGCCGCACTCCCCCGCAACACAAGTCCACAGCACCCGGCGCCGCTCAAGACAGCCGGGTGCTGTTTTCCTGCAACAATGGGGGCGGCATTTAAACTAAAATTAATACTTCGCGTGCACAACATAGCAAAAGTTGCACTATCTTTGCGCAATGATTAGGAAATGAGGACAACTCTGTGAAACATCTCTACACTGTCATATTACTGGCTTTCACTGCACTGTGCATGTCGCTGCCCGCCGTGGCGCAAGTCGACCTGGGCACCGACATTTCCAACGTCAACCTCTCGCCCCTGCGCGACGTGTACCGCGGCTACCACCTGGCCACCGACCCGCTCACCGGCCAGCAGACGATGTGGATCGACATGCTCCCCGTCATCATCTACCCCAACGAGCGCTTCCGCAACAAGGCCGAGGAAGCCTTCTACTGGAAGACCGTGCGCGACGTGAAGCGCGTGCTCCCCTATGCCAAGCTCATCAACCGCACCCTGCAGGAAACCTACGAGTACCTGGCCACCTTCGACACCAAGCAGGAAAAAGACGCCTATCTCAAGCACTTTGAGCACGACCTCTACGCCCAGTACAAGCCCGTGATGAAGAAACTCACCAAGAGCCAGGGCAAGATGATGATCAAGCTCATCAACCGCGAGACCAATCAAAACTCCTACAGTGTGATCAAGGCCTTCCTGGGCACCTTCAGGGCCGGCTTCTGGCAGACCTTCGGGCGCTTCTTCGGCGTCAACCTCAAGACGGGCTACAATCCCGGCAAGGACAAGACCGACGCCATGATCGAGCGCATATGCGTGCGCGTGGAGCAAGGCCAGCTATGAGCCGCAGCAGCCACCCCCCGCACAGTTATCAAGTCTACAACATCTACACCCCACAGCCATTATGCATAAAATCTTCACCCTTCTCGCCGCAGCCATCGCCATTCCATGCACAGCCTGGGCCGGCTACCCCTCACCCCAGTTGCAGAAGGCCATCGAGGCCTACAACCAGGAGCACTACGAGAGCGCCCTCCAGCAGTTCACCGCCATCGTGACCCAGCAGCCCCGCCAGGGCTACGCCTGGGGCTACATCGCCCGCATCAGGCAGCACAACGAGCAGCCCGGCCAGGCCCTCGAGGCCGGCCGCAAGGCCCTTGAGCTCGTGCCACAGCCCGACAGCGTGTTTCGTGCCAGCCTGCACGCCTGCATGGCCAGCAGCTATGCCGCCACACGCGACACCGCCGCAGCTCTCGATGCCCTCGACCATGCAGTGGCCCTCGATGCCCACGACCCCGACTACCGCTACCAGCGCGCCAGCCTGCTCATGAAGCATGGCCGTTGCAGCCAGGCCGAGACCGACTACCGCTATCTGGCCCAGGCCGACACCCTCAACCCCGACGGCCTCATGGGCCTGGGCACCGCGCTCGACTGCCAGGGCCGCGCGCAAGAGGCCCTCGAGGCCTTCGACCAGGCCATAGCCCGCTTTCCTGCCGACGACGGCGCCCGCGCCTTCCGCGCAGCGCAGTACTTCAACCTGCGGCGCTACAGCGAGGCTGCCGACGACGCCATCCACAGTCTCGAGCTCAAGCCCGACAACCGCCACGCCCTGTGGGTGATGAGCAACCTGGCCGCCGTCGACGCCACGGGCCTGGCCGCCAAGCTCAAGGCCAAGCAGGCCGCCGACGCGGCCCATGCCGGCTACTGGGCCAGCCTCATCAACCAGTTCACCCCCGCCCCGTAAAGCCGCACGCCCCCCGGGCACGACATGGCGCAACATGGGCCGCACGCTCATGCTGGCGGCCAACGCACACACACAAAAAGGGTGAAGCCCTCGAGCCTCACCCTTCAAGTATTAATCTAATTATTCAAGAGCGCACCTCCCGGTGCTTTTGTTCATTATCGCTATCGATTTACTATTGCAATTCAATATCGACTGCTCATAGCACAAGGGGCATGCCGCTGCAGGCGATGCCCCTGCACACACTGCCATGTTACTTCTCGGGCAGCGTGAGTATCTCGCTATAAGCGCCCAGGTCGTGGTTCAAGCTCAACACGATGTGATGCAGCTTGCAGTCGAGCACATTGCCGGTCTTGGTGCCGGTGCCCACCACAGCTACAGGGCCATAGCCCGTATAGGTCCAGGCCTTCTGCTGGGGCACGGTCACGGTGTTGTCGCTGTTGACCTTAAACATCACGTCGTAGCCTTTCTCGTAGCAGTTGACAGCCTTGTACACGTCGTAGCCCTTGGCCTTGAGCACTTCCACCTCCCAGGTGGAAGGGTTGCCGCTATCGTCGCCCATCGACTCCGAGGTCAGCTTGCCGGTGCCCAGTTCTTCCCACTCATAGTCGCGCGTCACACTTAAGGTTGTCGCGTACACATTGCCTGTGGTGCCGCTGTGGTGAATGGTGGTGTCGGTCGTGGCCTTGACGTCGTCGGCCAGCTCCACGGTGAAGCTATAGGTGTTGCCAAATTCCATGTTCTGCGCCTTCACCTTTATCACGGCAGTGCCTTGCCCGTCGGCAAAGGTTACCGAGCCATGGCCCTCGTCGACAAACACGTCGTCGCCCTTGAAACTGTAGGCAACCGTGTACTCACCCTTTGTCTTGGAGCGCACCACTTGCACGCTATACTCGCCGTCGGCTTCACTCTGCTTCAGCGCTATGGTTGAGGTCTGCATGGCCACGTTTTCCTGCTGCGCGTTATAAAGCTCGGCCACATTGTCGGTGTCGCACGAGGTGGTGAGCAAGCCCGTAACCATGAGGGCAGCTCCCAATATATATCTTGCTATCTTCATCATTTACTCAATTTTAAAGTTAACGGTTATTTCAAGTCGCCCACCGGGTTTTGGTCGGTCGAGGCATTCATGTTTGCGTTGCCGTCAAACTCGGCCTGCGGTATCGTGAGCACCCACATGTAGGACTCAGGATTGTCGGTGGGGCGAGTGGTCAGCAGCTCACCCGTGGGGAAGCCCTGTGCCGAGGTGCGCCTGAAGCCCTGCTCGAGGCGGCGTATGTCGTAGATGCGGCCAGCCTCGCCCCACAGCTCGATGCGGCGCTGCAAGATGATCTCGTTGAGCAGCGAGTGGGCATAGGCGCCGGTGAACTGGTCGCTCGTGAGCGTGGGCAGGCTCGAGCCGCTGTACTGCGAGGCGTCAAAGTTCGGGTCGCGCTTTGCCATCAAGGCCGAGAGATACTGGCGGGCCTGGGCGTCGTCGCCAGCGTGGCAGTAGGCCTCGGCAGCGATGAGATACATCTCCTCGACGCGCATCCACACGTAGTCGCCCTCCCACGTAGCTATGTTGGAGAAGTGGAACTTGTCTTGCTCATAGCCGCCAGTGCTGTATTTCGAGTTGGGATCCCACCATGCGCGGCGCGTGTCGGTGCGCGACATGTGGTTGTAGAGGTCGAGGTTGATCTGCTTGGGAGCGCGACTGCCGTGATACAGGGTGTCGACCATGGCAAACAACGAGGCGTACTTGCCGGCCTGGTCGGTCACAATCTTGGCACCCCACATCACGTTGCTGGCTTTCACGCTGTTCATTCCAGCAAAGTCCTTCACAGGCAGTATCTCCTTGCCGCTGGCAGCGATAGCCTTGACGGCAGCATCGGCAGCAGTGGTCCAGTCTTGCTCGGTGAGAGCGATGCGGGCCTTCAGACCCAAGGCCACGGCATAGCCAATGTGGCTCACGTCCTGCTGGCTGGTGCCCTGCAGCAGCTCAACGGCCTTGTTGATGTCGCTGTTGATTTGGTCATACACCTCCTGGTTGGTGGCACGCGGCTGGCCGGTGGTGCTGGTGAAGGTGGGACCGGTGTACAGGGGCACGCCCGGCTCGGTCTTGTGGTTGGCATAGTTGCGGGCAAAACTCTGCTCGAGCATGAAATAGGAGTAGGCGCGTATGGCATAGGCCTGGCCCATCACATAGTCTACAGCCTTGGCATCGCCGGCCATCGTGCTCTGGGCAGCGATGATGTAGTTGGCATTGGCAATCCAGGTGTAGTAGGCCTTCCACAAGTCGTAGCTGCGGAAGGTAGAGCGCGTGTAGAAACTCTTCATGTTGTAGACCGCGTCATACCAGAACCAGCCGCTGCCCATGGCGCCCATGATCATGTCGTCGCCCATGACCTCGGCCATGAGATTGTAGGCCGAGATGCCGAAGGTCTGGGCAATGTTGCCCGTAGTAGTCCAGCCCGGGGTGTACATCGAGCGGTAGATGCCGTTGAGCGGGACAAGTGCATTGGTGGCATTGGCAAGCAGTGTCTCTCCCGACATGGAGTCGGTGGGAGTAGTGTTGAGCTGGTCTTCAGAGCATGCGCTCAGCCCCAGCACAACCGCACCCAGTAATGCATATTTAAATATCTTGTTCATAATGTTTTAGCCAATTTTTATTATTGTTGTTGTCATTCTGTGTAACACAATCGTTAGAAATTGAGCTCAAAGCCCACTTGCAACGTCTTGTTGGGCGTGTAGGAGAAGTCGGTTGAGCCCGAGAAGTTGTATTGCGGATCCATGCCGTTGAGATGACTCCACAGCGCCACATTGTCGAACGAGCCAAACACGCGCACGCCCTGCAGGCGGGCCTTGCTCACCAGTGCCTTGGGCAGGCTGTAGCTCAAGGTGATGTTCTTGATGGCAAAGTAGGAAGCGTTGATCAGGAAGCGGTCGTTGGTGATGTTGGTGCCGGCAATCTCGATGCGGGGCACGTCGGTCACGTCGCCTGGCTTCTGCCAGCGGCGCAGGGCTGCCTGGTTCCACGTCTGGCTGTAGTAGTTGTAGTCCATGGCGGTGGCGTAGAGGCCGTCGTAGATCTTGCCGCCTATCGAGTAGGTGGTGAGCACGCTCAGGCTCAAACCTTTCCAGGTGAGGTCGGTACCCACACTGCCGAAGAGGTCGGGGATGCGGCTGCCCATGTAGTACTTGTGGTTGGCGGCCACGCTGTAGTCGTCGGTGATATACTCGCCGTTGACGCTGCCGTCGTCGTTCATGCTCTCATAGGCGTAGTAGAGCTGTGCACCCGTTGCGGGGTCGACACCTGCCGTCTTGGCCATATAGAACGTGTTGATGGGGTTGCCCACCTTGGTGCTGTACACGCCGCTTATGAGCTCGGGCGACTCGGTGGTGAGCTTGAGCACCTTGTTGCTCACAGTGTTGCCCATGAGCGTAATGTTCCACTCCAGGTCCTGGGTGCGCACCGGGGTGAGGCCGAGCTGGATCTCGATGCCCTGGTTGCGCATGTTGCCCACGTTGGCATAGTAGCCGCTGAAGCCCGTCGACAGGGCCATGGGGAATTGCAGCAGCATGTGGGTCGTCTTCTTGTAGTACCAATCGGCGTTCAGGCGCACGCGGCGGTCGAGGAACATGCCCTCGACACCCAGGTTGAGGTTGCCGTTTTTCTCCCACGAGAGGTCTTTGTTTTCAAGACTGGCGATGATGGCGCCCTTGTTGCCGGCGTTGGCAAACTGCAGGTCGTAGAGCGACTGCCAGGCATAGTAGGTACCCACGTTGTCGTTGCCCTGCATGCCGTAGCTGGCTTTCACGCTCAGGTTGTTGATCCACCTCACGTCTTTCAGGAAGCTCTCGCTCGAGACGCGCCAGTTGGCGCCCACCGACCAGAAGGTGCCCGTGTGGTTGTCTTTGTAGAAGCGCGACGAGGCATCCTGGCGCAGCGAAGCCGAGATATAGTAACGGTTGTCGTAGTTGTAGTTCAAGCGGCTCAACCACGAGTTGATGCGGTAGTCATACTGGTAGGAGTCGGCACTGTTGATCGTGGTGCCCGGGCGCAACTCGAGGATGCCGTCGATGAGGTTGGTCTTGCTGGCCTCCAGGTAGTTGTACTTGTAGTTGTAGAACTCGTGGCCCACCAGCACGTCGATGTTGTGCACGCCGCCCAGGGTGCGGGTCCACGTGAGCAGCTGGTTGAAGGTATAGGACTGCGTGCGGCCGTTGACCTTGTAGAGCATGCCACCGGCATTGGCCTGGTTGCCGTGCTTGGAGTTGAGGTAGCGCACACGCTCGGTGTTGTTGTAGTCGAAACCGAAGTTCATCGAGAATTTCAAGCCCTGTGCCCAGCCATACTTGGCCAGGTCGCTGCCGAATACCATGCCTGCACGCAGGCCGGCCACATCGTGGTCGATCTTGGCCTTGTCGAGCAGCAGGCTGCCCAGCGAGCTGAAGTCGTTGAGCGAGCCCGGACGGCCGCCCTCGCCCCAGTCATACTCGGCCTCGCCGTTGGCGTCGACCACATTCTTACCCTGGGCATCCTTGAGATAGACGGGAAACAGCGGGTTGATAAACTGGGCCGTGTACCACACGTTGCTGTTGGCCGTGCCGTCATAGTCGCTGAAGTTTTGCGTGGTCCAGGCCAGCGTGGTGTTGAGGCTGGTCTTGAACCAGTCGGTGACCTGGCTGTCGGCGTTCACACGCGCGTTGTAGCGCTGGAAGCGGGTGGTCTTCAATATACCGTTCTCGTTGAGATAACCCAGCGACATGAGGTAGTGCGACTTCTCTGAGCCGCCCGACACCTCGAACTGGTGCTCGGTGCGGAAGGCGTTCTTGCGGGTCACGCTGTCATACCAGTCCTCGTTCCAGGCACTTTGTGCGTCGGCCTGCACTTGGCCCGTCGAGGGGTCGATGATGGTGTCCCAGGTGTAATTCTTGAAGGGGTTGTAGAGCTCGCCGCCCAGCGTGCTCCCCAGCGAGGCGCGGGCTGCGGCCTCGGCCTTGGCCCAGGTGTAGCCCTCGTTGTATACATAGCCGTTGCGCAGGCCCTCATACACGAGCTGCACATACTGGCGCTGGTCGACATTGTCGTAGCGCTTGATGGCGCGGTTCGACCAGCCGAAGGTGCTGCGCCAGGTCACGTTGGCCTTGCCCTCCTTGCCTTTTTTGGTCTGTATCATCACCACACCGTTGGCGCCGCGCGCGCCATAGAGGGCGCCGGCCGATGCATCCTTGAGCACAGTCATGCTCTCGATGTCGGAAGGGTTGATGCTCGACAGGGCACCGTCGTAGGGGATGCCGTCGACCACATAGAGCGGGCTGTTGCTGGCGTTGATCGACCCGAAGCCACGTATCACGATGCTGGGCGACGAACCGGGCTGGCCCGTGCCGCTGGTCACCTGAATACCGCTCACGTTGCCCTCAAGGGCCTTGGTGGCGCTGGTCACAGGGCGCAACTCCAGCTTCTTGTTGCCCACGGCCTCGGCAGCGCCCGTAAACGAGGTCTTCTTGCTCGTGCCATAGGCCACGACCATCACCTCGTCGAGCTGCTCGCCCTGGCTCTCAAGGGCCACCTTGATGCCGTTGACGGCTGCCACCGTCTGGCTGGCATAGCCCACATAGGACACGGTTAATGATTTCACACTGTTGGGGATGTCAAGGCTGAACTCGCCATTGAGATCGGTTGCAGTACCATTGCCGCCGCCCACAGGTTGCACTGTGGCGCCCATCAATGGCTCGCCGGTAGAAGCATCGACAACTTGCCCCTTGATCACCGCGGCGCTGGCGCCCAGTGCAAGCGACAATACTGCTACTACTAATAGAAACAGCTTCTTCTTCATACAGTAAACAATTAAAATTAATACTTAGACTTAAATAAAATTTTCAAACACATATATTATATAGAGCTAAAGAAAGCAGGGTATAGAGCACCCTGTGTAAAACGTTTCTTTGCTTTAAAAAGTGAGACCAAAACTTCAGGTCATAGAGCCATTTCAAAACACTGCATTCCACTATAAAATGCACAATTGCCGCTAAACTAACAAATCAAAACAAACAAGCGTGTCAAAACTTTCATTTAGTCGTTTAATTTTTGCAAAAATAGCAATAGTGTACTTTTTTGCCAAGGAAATACCCCACTTTAACCATTTCGCTCAAAAATAGTACAATCAACCCAGGCAAGGGTGGACCGAAATGTTAAAATCAACACCGTTTTAACATTGGCTTTTTAACAGTATAACGAATAAAAATGCACATTTTTTCGGGTTAGTCAACTCTCTATGTGCCAATCTGCCTATTGATAAAAACAATAAAAATATAAATGTGCTATTGTTGTTTTTTTCGATTAAGTCTCATCGATATCGACAGCTTTTCGTCTTGTTCTCAGTTGCTCTGCCCATGTGTAAGCACTCAAACAAACAGTATCCAACATGAAAATGGTCTCCAGTTACACCATTGTGCAACTGGAGACCATCGATTAGATTAGGAGGATAGTGACAATATTATTGGTCTACCCCAATTATCTTACAACCTTGAAAACCGTGTTTTTTCCGTTGTTATTCTTGACATTGACGATTAAAACGCCTTTGCCCATATCCCTAAGACTGATACGGGCCTCAGGAGAATGTGTATTGACCAAAATCACACCTGACACGTTTGCTATCGTAACCTCCTTTATGAGTTCCGGGCACGAGAGAACAAGATCATCACCTTCGATCGACACCCCTGCATCGTCGCTATTGACATTGGATACCGAAGTGGAGGTCTTATCAATAATTTGAGATATAGATTCGATCGACTCCTTGCTGCCATATTTGGCCACTACAGAATAACTATATCTGCCCGGTTCAAGCTCAGCGTAGCCAGCGTCGGTCCATTTTGTATCAGATACTGAGGCCACCTTTTCGGCTTCAATCTTATTATACTCATGTGTGAGTCGATACACATCATAAGTCGCACTCTTGCGGCCGGCAAAGTCTTCTGAAACAGGTCCGCGAGAAAGCTCTGAGCCCTTCCAGGCGCCCAGATCTTTACCATATGCTCGAATCATGAAATGCAAGTTGCCGTAAGTCTGCATATCGGAGAACTGTACTGAGAAACCGTCGCCTGCATAATAACACTGGCCGGGAGCAAACGGATATTCTCCAGTAGGCTCGCTGACTCCTATATTCATGAAGCCATCACAGGTTATGAATACCATAAATCCATCTGCTTTGACTTTGTACGGGAGCTTGTAGGTGGTCCAAGCATTATCTACATAGGGTATATCTTTGGCAGTAAACAGTATATTATTTTTGTTTGGCTTGCCGTCGGGCAGCAGCCCGAAAATATATACATTGAACTTGCCATGCCCTGCTGGTGCAGATCCCACGTAGAAACTTACCTCATTTATTTCGGAATTTTGCTTAAAGCATGCTCCTGCACCGATCTGCTCTCCGGCATTCTGCCAACCAACAAAATCTTTGGCAACGCCACTGTCATGAGAGTATTCTACAAGGGGGATACCCCAAGATACAGAGCAGCTTTTTTGATCATCGCTAACTATGGCAGTAGGCTGTTGTGCTTTTCCTGCCTTGTAATCCAATTCAAAGTCTTTACTGAGGTCAGCGTTTACACTTATCTGGTTGTGATAGGTGTAGAAATAAGGCTGTTCTGCCGTCAGTACATACTCGACGCCTGTCTGTCCAGTCACTCCAGGTATTGTATAGTTGCCATTGTTATCGGTAATGGCCGATAGCTTGTCATATCCCTCAAGGGTTATAGCCACGTTGGATATTCCTGTACCCTCATCGTTTATGAATTTGCCCTTTACTGTGTATTTCGGGTAAGCCTCGAGGCTGACATTGATAGTGGTCTTTCCACCGTCACTCACAGTAGAGACTGCACTTGTGGCATCACGGTAGCCATGAGCAGTTACAGCTACCGATACATCACCTACTGCAACTCCAGAAATTTCATATTGACCCTCAGCATCAGTCACTGCCGAGAGTTTGCTTCCAGTCACTGTCACCTTTGCACCCTTCACAGGAGAGCCATCTTTGTCAGTAATCTTGCCACCCAACTCACCAACAGGTCCATACACTATATTGAAGAGTGTCTCTGGGAAAGCACCAATCTTGTCTATCACTTTATTGTCATTGCCAAACACCTTGCCTGGTATTAAGGAAGAGCTTGACAGCGAACGGATGTCACCCTCGTCCTTGCAGAGCCATAGCTTGTAGTATATGCCATACATGAAATTGTCACTCTTTCTGGTGGTCATCACTACAAGGTTACCCCCCTTATAATCATAAGGCTTTTCAAAAGGAATCACCATGGTGTTTGTACCCGTAGGGAAGTAGATGTTTCCGTCAAATACTTTCACAAATTCACTGTCTGGAATAAACACTCCGTCAGAGAGATCGTCTTTGTCAGTCTCTGCAACATATAACTTGAAATTATCAGAGTAGTAAGGTGTTTTCAGCGCTGTCA
This window contains:
- a CDS encoding RagB/SusD family nutrient uptake outer membrane protein, with amino-acid sequence MNKIFKYALLGAVVLGLSACSEDQLNTTPTDSMSGETLLANATNALVPLNGIYRSMYTPGWTTTGNIAQTFGISAYNLMAEVMGDDMIMGAMGSGWFWYDAVYNMKSFYTRSTFRSYDLWKAYYTWIANANYIIAAQSTMAGDAKAVDYVMGQAYAIRAYSYFMLEQSFARNYANHKTEPGVPLYTGPTFTSTTGQPRATNQEVYDQINSDINKAVELLQGTSQQDVSHIGYAVALGLKARIALTEQDWTTAADAAVKAIAASGKEILPVKDFAGMNSVKASNVMWGAKIVTDQAGKYASLFAMVDTLYHGSRAPKQINLDLYNHMSRTDTRRAWWDPNSKYSTGGYEQDKFHFSNIATWEGDYVWMRVEEMYLIAAEAYCHAGDDAQARQYLSALMAKRDPNFDASQYSGSSLPTLTSDQFTGAYAHSLLNEIILQRRIELWGEAGRIYDIRRLEQGFRRTSAQGFPTGELLTTRPTDNPESYMWVLTIPQAEFDGNANMNASTDQNPVGDLK
- a CDS encoding DUF4294 domain-containing protein; translated protein: MKHLYTVILLAFTALCMSLPAVAQVDLGTDISNVNLSPLRDVYRGYHLATDPLTGQQTMWIDMLPVIIYPNERFRNKAEEAFYWKTVRDVKRVLPYAKLINRTLQETYEYLATFDTKQEKDAYLKHFEHDLYAQYKPVMKKLTKSQGKMMIKLINRETNQNSYSVIKAFLGTFRAGFWQTFGRFFGVNLKTGYNPGKDKTDAMIERICVRVEQGQL
- a CDS encoding glutamine synthetase family protein; protein product: MSNDKIKLNANQVVAFLQKSPQEFTKADIMRFVEDNGIKMVNFLYPGGDGKLKTLNFVITDRAYLDTILTFGERVDGSSLFSFIEASSSDLYVLPRFATAFVDPFAEIPTLDMLCSFFDKDGHPFESSPEHTLRKAAQAFTQVTGMQFHAMGELEYYVIQEDDGLFPARDQHGYHESAPYVKTGSFRQQCMSYIAQAGGQIKYGHSEVGNFHQDGLIYEQNEIEFLPVPVLQAADQLMVAKWIIRNVAYSQGLDVTFAPKITTGKAGSGLHIHMRMVKDGVNHMLHEGKLSDEARRMIAGLMDLAPSLTAFGNKNPTSYFRLVPHQEAPTNVCWGDRNRSVLVRVPLGWTTDVDMCSIANPAQTPQHRDAAFKQTVEIRNADGSADIYQLLAGVCVAARHGFEMPDALDVAQRTYVDVNIHDKANAGVLDKLATLPDSCVASAACLERQRGIYEQAGVFSHGMIDGIIAELRAYDDTSLRHDIESNPDAVKQLVDRYFHCG
- a CDS encoding glycoside hydrolase family 3 protein, translating into MKRIYLLATLVLAIAVSAPAQFVMPSDSVLRRWAAQMLMVGFKGNSIDAQSDAARYVRDLHVGAIVLFDVDLTGDATLGSRNITSREQLQRLTSDLQRLADEPLLIALDQEGGKVARLKPQYGYEPIVSAQYLGQLDNADSTRYYGRLMARQLGGSGVNVDLAPVLDLYNPDCPAIGKLHRSYGDSRAVVKHARITIDELHKQHVLCTAKHFPGHGNAMSDSHWGFVDVTSTWKPQELEPYKKLIKKHKLDLVMTAHIFNRNIDPDYPATLSRKTIYGLLRRQLGYDGVVVTDDMYMEGIIKQYSIENALVLAINAGADLLCVGNNINTGFEPDRPFKLVDIIVKAVKQGRIPVGRLQESYNRLQRLKKKL
- a CDS encoding tetratricopeptide repeat protein, whose amino-acid sequence is MHKIFTLLAAAIAIPCTAWAGYPSPQLQKAIEAYNQEHYESALQQFTAIVTQQPRQGYAWGYIARIRQHNEQPGQALEAGRKALELVPQPDSVFRASLHACMASSYAATRDTAAALDALDHAVALDAHDPDYRYQRASLLMKHGRCSQAETDYRYLAQADTLNPDGLMGLGTALDCQGRAQEALEAFDQAIARFPADDGARAFRAAQYFNLRRYSEAADDAIHSLELKPDNRHALWVMSNLAAVDATGLAAKLKAKQAADAAHAGYWASLINQFTPAP